The following are from one region of the Gossypium hirsutum isolate 1008001.06 chromosome D03, Gossypium_hirsutum_v2.1, whole genome shotgun sequence genome:
- the LOC107950165 gene encoding protein TRM32 isoform X2, whose protein sequence is MGREFDNDDDVEFGSYHHHHPGCMGAIFDYHHWYNVKKMFPYRKYNRGRHVRCCANPRTISMEREVIETQGLLHAEVPQQTRKTSLSINKGSNKTSTKAFSARPELLQMYSTHHLEHSGFGFGWINPIILINMRTDTSGMSSTSSPAEGKTSDSPRTRYLRFSTLEHKQKEVWSFRKGEKKQVAGTQSSQGSDSQKRNRFVMNRLKDFKQKIKQAIKESKKGTNHTIQASINEDGTDLDINNGGLNRMSRTKLINESLDRYTESFKHGAHNGPKSISIGEGIDKFELVEAVIEAELQENMREINNPDNFSSTCLSMETNDENIAKPCDLAMEETSPHQEQERVCEDNPSREQEVDLCYNYVRDILELSGLLQNQCLHPWYSPHQPLNPLLFKQLETLLHPELKHCSIDDHQLVFDLVNEALVGMSEKACVHKFPKPFNRGIGLMFKGNAVLLQEVWRYVSGNMGFQQEHDGSLDDIVGRDMEKDAWMFLQGEDDFVALELQELVFDGLLDELLCD, encoded by the exons GCTGTGCAAATCCACGAACTATTTCCATGGAACGTGAAGTCATTGAAACCCAAGGATTGTTACATGCTGAG GTTCCACAGCAAACAAGAAAAACAAGTCTATCCATCAACAAAGGCTCAAATAAAACCTCCACAAAGGCGTTTTCAGCAAGACCAGAGTTACTGCAAATGTATTCAACCCATCATTTGGAACATTCAGGTTTCGGTTTTGGATGGATTAATCCAATTATTCTCATCAACATGAGAACTGACACCTCTGGTATGAGCTCGACTTCGTCTCCAGCAGAAGGGAAAACGTCTGATTCACCACGAACTCGATATCTGCGGTTTAGTACACTCGAGCATAAGCAGAAGGAAGTTTGGTCATTcagaaaaggagaaaaaaaacaaGTTGCTGGTACTCAATCATCCCAGGGATCTGATTCTCAAAAGCGGAACCGTTTCGTTATGAATCGACTCAAGGATTTTAAGCAGAAAATTAAGCAGGCCATCAAGGAAAGCAAAAAGGGTACTAACCACACCATTCAAGCTTCTATAAATGAAGATGGTACTGATCTTGATATCAACAATGGTGGACTCAATAGGATGAGCAGAACGAAGTTGATAAACGAGTCATTAGATCGATACACGGAATCTTTCAAGCATGGTGCACATAATGGACCAAAATCAATCAGTATTGGTGAAGGTATAGATAAGTTTGAACTAGTGGAAGCTGTTATAGAAGCTGAATTGCAGGAGAACATGAGAGAAATAAATAACCCTGATAATTTTAGTTCAACTTGTTTATCAATGGAAACAAATGATGAAAACATTGCTAAACCATGTGACTTAGCAATGGAGGAAACCAGTCCTCACCAAGAACAAGAGCGTGTTTGTGAAGACAATCCAAGCAGAGAACAAGAGGTTGATCTATGTTACAATTACGTTAGAGATATTCTGGAGCTATCAGGTTTGCTACAAAACCAATGCCTCCATCCATGGTACTCACCACACCAACCATTGAACCCTTTGCTGTTCAAGCAACTGGAGACATTGCTGCACCCTGAACTTAAACATTGCTCCATTGATGATCACCAGCTTGTTTTTGATCTAGTTAATGAGGCACTCGTGGGGATGAGTGAAAAAGCATGTGTTCATAAATTCCCCAAGCCCTTTAACCGTGGCATTGGTTTAATGTTTAAAGGAAACGCTGTTCTTCTTCAAGAGGTGTGGAGATACGTCAGTGGGAACATGGGGTTTCAACAGGAACATGATGGGTCGTTGGATGATATTGTGGGTCGAGATATGGAGAAAGATGCTTGGATGTTCCTTCAAGGTGAAGATGACTTTGTGGCACTTGAGCTTCAAGAGTTGGTTTTCGATGGGCTTTTAGATGAACTTCTTTGTGACTGA
- the LOC107950165 gene encoding protein TRM32 isoform X1, translated as MGREFDNDDDVEFGSYHHHHPGCMGAIFDYHHWYNVKKMFPYRKYNRGRHVRCCANPRTISMEREVIETQGLLHAEVDHFQVPQQTRKTSLSINKGSNKTSTKAFSARPELLQMYSTHHLEHSGFGFGWINPIILINMRTDTSGMSSTSSPAEGKTSDSPRTRYLRFSTLEHKQKEVWSFRKGEKKQVAGTQSSQGSDSQKRNRFVMNRLKDFKQKIKQAIKESKKGTNHTIQASINEDGTDLDINNGGLNRMSRTKLINESLDRYTESFKHGAHNGPKSISIGEGIDKFELVEAVIEAELQENMREINNPDNFSSTCLSMETNDENIAKPCDLAMEETSPHQEQERVCEDNPSREQEVDLCYNYVRDILELSGLLQNQCLHPWYSPHQPLNPLLFKQLETLLHPELKHCSIDDHQLVFDLVNEALVGMSEKACVHKFPKPFNRGIGLMFKGNAVLLQEVWRYVSGNMGFQQEHDGSLDDIVGRDMEKDAWMFLQGEDDFVALELQELVFDGLLDELLCD; from the exons GCTGTGCAAATCCACGAACTATTTCCATGGAACGTGAAGTCATTGAAACCCAAGGATTGTTACATGCTGAGGTTGACCACTTCCAA GTTCCACAGCAAACAAGAAAAACAAGTCTATCCATCAACAAAGGCTCAAATAAAACCTCCACAAAGGCGTTTTCAGCAAGACCAGAGTTACTGCAAATGTATTCAACCCATCATTTGGAACATTCAGGTTTCGGTTTTGGATGGATTAATCCAATTATTCTCATCAACATGAGAACTGACACCTCTGGTATGAGCTCGACTTCGTCTCCAGCAGAAGGGAAAACGTCTGATTCACCACGAACTCGATATCTGCGGTTTAGTACACTCGAGCATAAGCAGAAGGAAGTTTGGTCATTcagaaaaggagaaaaaaaacaaGTTGCTGGTACTCAATCATCCCAGGGATCTGATTCTCAAAAGCGGAACCGTTTCGTTATGAATCGACTCAAGGATTTTAAGCAGAAAATTAAGCAGGCCATCAAGGAAAGCAAAAAGGGTACTAACCACACCATTCAAGCTTCTATAAATGAAGATGGTACTGATCTTGATATCAACAATGGTGGACTCAATAGGATGAGCAGAACGAAGTTGATAAACGAGTCATTAGATCGATACACGGAATCTTTCAAGCATGGTGCACATAATGGACCAAAATCAATCAGTATTGGTGAAGGTATAGATAAGTTTGAACTAGTGGAAGCTGTTATAGAAGCTGAATTGCAGGAGAACATGAGAGAAATAAATAACCCTGATAATTTTAGTTCAACTTGTTTATCAATGGAAACAAATGATGAAAACATTGCTAAACCATGTGACTTAGCAATGGAGGAAACCAGTCCTCACCAAGAACAAGAGCGTGTTTGTGAAGACAATCCAAGCAGAGAACAAGAGGTTGATCTATGTTACAATTACGTTAGAGATATTCTGGAGCTATCAGGTTTGCTACAAAACCAATGCCTCCATCCATGGTACTCACCACACCAACCATTGAACCCTTTGCTGTTCAAGCAACTGGAGACATTGCTGCACCCTGAACTTAAACATTGCTCCATTGATGATCACCAGCTTGTTTTTGATCTAGTTAATGAGGCACTCGTGGGGATGAGTGAAAAAGCATGTGTTCATAAATTCCCCAAGCCCTTTAACCGTGGCATTGGTTTAATGTTTAAAGGAAACGCTGTTCTTCTTCAAGAGGTGTGGAGATACGTCAGTGGGAACATGGGGTTTCAACAGGAACATGATGGGTCGTTGGATGATATTGTGGGTCGAGATATGGAGAAAGATGCTTGGATGTTCCTTCAAGGTGAAGATGACTTTGTGGCACTTGAGCTTCAAGAGTTGGTTTTCGATGGGCTTTTAGATGAACTTCTTTGTGACTGA